A single window of Aspergillus flavus chromosome 4, complete sequence DNA harbors:
- a CDS encoding putative microtubule binding protein HOOK3: protein MASEHTITQALLEWINSFALGKTIRTTDELTDGTIIWEVLQDIDPQYFLDELPQRNPSDHWLSKLQNLKHILKTLVNYIRQQPDGIPSGLDPAPNLEVVAEKSSIKETNKLLKLILIAAIRSPNAPSYVETLQTLSTPTQESLKDIFEEAENGQHEPLDPVDEIKEDLSKREHPVDLELQFEERVGKVLAENDRLTHEKKELEKALEDLHNRLARLQENNDTLQSRLATTEDRLGNLKSGKGDLGFNTKALESKSRQQEDIIASQEARLAAAQDEIDSLRMTVESLRVKNERFQRLQDDYDELKTERDQLARKANAAEKYRSKLQASQDFEKENQTLKNQIQDLQQQLKESDSQQRWTSERDVELEEYRRVLPRIEQECSEMQSLKKQLEFNNHALTERLSSAEEQRERDDALISELRERIRELEGSPGSPALTPGSETPKLQGTLQKDFEDIGVKESQLLGIPILPFKYGLTPRCRKTENDELKKEIEFLKGSSTAVNSQHEGFSDAFSATLQRAQENSTQGDEYWKLYDQYISVLKKLAEVQDSFDKSSRALADAQAAVLLASKEKLVMINEIKENELVESTKLRDESNEIKQKIHTLQAELDASLALAREACAERDELRTMLDNRQAEIAESRVEDQETMEEMKKLLAEIAAQESGGASEASQKSGMELTKQVVELIERNLERLAQRAEYIHNQNEHIKFLQERLKHFEDDANENIPKDREIELQKIIDAQTRELALMSSAWYEMQSRLQNNNVPVSRYRHGSSLADAQRGWLARQRSLVAGR, encoded by the exons ATGGCTTCCGAACACACTATCACACAAGCCCTGTTGGAATGGATCAATAGTTTCGCCCTTGGTAAAACAATCCGAACGACCGATGAATTGACAGATGGGACTATCATTTGGGAAGTCTTACAAGATATCGACCCCCAATATTTCCTCGATGAGCTCCCGCAACGCAATCCGTCAGACCACTGGTTGTCCAAACTCCAGAACTTGAAACACATCCTCAAAACGCTGGTCAATTATATCCGCCAACAACCCGATGGGATCCCTTCTGGATTAGATCCGGCCCCAAATCTGGAAGTGGTCGCTGAAAAGAGTTCGATCAAGGAAACCAACAAACTCCTCAAGCTCATTTTAATCGCCGCTATCCGCTCGCCGAACGCGCCGTCCTACGTGGAAACCCTCCAAACATTGAGTACTCCGACTCAGGAGTCCCTGAAAGATATTTTTGAAGAAGCTGAGAATGGCCAACATGAGCCTCTTGACCCCGTGGACGAGATCAAAGAAGATTTGTCCAAACGGGAACATCCCGTCGATCTAGAGCTGCAATTCGAGGAACGAGTAGGGAAAGTGCTTGCTGAGAATGACCGCTTAACgcatgagaagaaggagctcgaGAAGGCATTGGAGGACCTACACAACCGTCTGGCACGCCTTCAAGAAAATAACGATACTCTCCAGAGCCGCCTCGCGACCACAGAGGATCGACTAGGAAACCTGAAGTCCGGCAAAGGCGACCTCGGCTTTAATACAAAAGCCTTGGAGTCTAAATCCCGCCAGCAAGAAGACATCATCGCATCCCAGGAGGCTCGGCTGGCCGCGGCTCAGGATGAAATTGACAGCCTGCGAATGACAGTGGAGTCCTTGCGCGTGAAGAACGAACGGTTCCAGAGGTTGCAGGATGACTATGATGAGTTGAAAACAGAAAGAGACCAACTCGCTCGGAAGGCTAATGCAGCGGAGAAATATCGGTCAAAGCTACAAGCCAGCCAGGActttgaaaaggaaaaccagaCGCTCAAGAATCAGATCCAAGACCTCCAGCAGCAGTTGAAAGAGTCAGATTCGCAGCAAAGATGGACATCGGAACGCGATGTTGAACTTGAAGAATACAGACGAGTCTTGCCACGAATCGAACAGGAATGCAGTGAAATGCAGAGTTTGAAGAAACAACTTGAATTCAATAACCACGCCTTGACAGAGCGACTTAGCAGTGCTGAGGAACAGCGTGAAAGAGATGATGCACTTATAAGTGAGCTACGGGAGCGGATTCGAGAACTTGAGGGCTCCCCTGGGAGCCCAGCTCTTACACCAGGCAGCGAAACTCCAAAGCTGCAGGGCACGCTACAAAAGGACTTCGAAGACATTGGCGTTAAGGAATCTCAATTGTTAGGGATCCCTATCCTACCCTTTAAGTATGGGCTGACTCCGCGCTGTAGGAAAACCGAAAATGACGAGCTCAAGAAAGAGATCGAATTCTTGAAGGGGTCATCAACTGCC GTCAATTCTCAGCATGAAGGATTTTCGGATGCCTTCAGCGCAACCCTGCAGAGGGCCCAAGAAAATTCTACACAGGG TGATGAATATTGGAAGCTGTATGATCAGTACATTTCCGTGCTCAAGAAACTTGCAGAAGTACAGGACTCTTTCGACAAGTCTAGCAGAGCGCTTGCCGATGCACAAGCAGCTG TCTTACTTGCGAGCAAGGAAAAGCTAGTCATGATTAATGAAATCAAAGAGAATGAATTAGTGGAATCAACTAAATTGCGCGACGAATCGAATGAAATCAAACAGAAAATACATACTCTCCAAGCTGAACTTGACGCTAGTTTGGCCTTGGCCAGGGAAGCATGTGCTGAACGGGATGAGCTGCGGACAATGCTTGACAACAGACAGGCTGAGATTGCTGAAAGTCGCGTGGAGGACCAAGAAACTatggaggaaatgaagaagctACTAGCAGAGATTGCGGCACAGGAAAGTGGCGGTGCCTCCGAAGCTTCCCAGAAGTCTGGTATGGAACTCACGAAACAGGTCGTTGAACTTATCGAGCGGAACCTAGAGAGACTGGCACAACGCGCTGAG TATATCCACAACCAAAACGAACACATCAAGTTCCTCCAGGAGCGACTAAAACATTTCGAAGACGATGCAAATGAAAACATACCAAAAGATCGCGAG ATCGAACTTCAGAAAATAATCGATGCTCAGACGCGAGAACTGGCTCTTATGAGCTCCGCCTGGTATGAGATGCAAAGTCGACTGCAGAACAATAATGTTCCCGTTTCAAGGTATCGTCACGGGTCAAGTTTGGCTGATGCTCAGAGAGGCTGGTTGGCGAGGCAAAGGAGCTTAGTAGCTGGTCGTTAG
- a CDS encoding heat shock protein (molecular chaperone Hsp70) — MAPAVGIDLGTTYSCVGVFRDDRIEIIANDQGNRTTPSFVAFTDTERLIGDAAKNQVAMNPHNTVFDAKRLIGRRYADAEVQSDMKHWPFKIVDKGGKPIIQVEFKGEEKQFTPEEVSSMVLTKMRETAEAYLGGTVNNAVITVPAYFNDSQRQATKDAGLIAGLNVLRIINEPTAAAIAYGLDKKAEGERNVLIFDLGGGTFDVSLLTIEEGIFEVKATAGDTHLGGEDFDNRLVNHFVNEFKRKHKKDLTTNARALRRLRTACERAKRTLSSAAQTSIEIDSLFEGIDFYTSITRARFEELCQDLFRGTMEPVERVLRDAKIDKSSVHEIVLVGGSTRIPKIQRLVSDFFNKEPNKSINPDEAVAYGAAVQAAILSGDSSSKSTNEILLLDVAPLSLGIETAGGVMTALIKRNTTIPTKKSETFSTYSDNQPGVLIQVYEGERARTKDNNLLGKFELTGIPPAPRGVPQIEVTFDVDANGIMNVSAVEKGTGKTNKITITNDKGRLSKEEIERMLADAEKYKAEDEAEASRIQAKNGLESYAYSLKNTISEGKLTISDSDKEKVTSKVDEIIGWLDSNQTATKEEYESQQKELEGVANPIISAAYGGAAGAAPGGAPGAAPGGSTRTADEVEEKPEELD, encoded by the exons ACCTACTCCTGTGTGGGTGTGTTCCGTGATGACCGCATTGAAATCATTGCCAACGACCAGGGTAACCGTACCACCCCTTCCTTCGTGGCTTTCACCGATACCGAGCGTCTCATCGGTGATGCCGCCAAGAACCAGGTCGCAATGAACCCTCACAACACTGTCTTCGATGCCAAGCGTCTGATCGGTCGTCGTTATGCCGATGCTGAGGTCCAGTCTGATATGAAGCACTGGCCCTTCAAGATCGTCGATAAGGGTGGCAAGCCCATCATCCAGGTTGAGTTCAAGGGCGAAGAGAAGCAATTCACTCCCGAGGAAGTCTCCTCTATGGTCCTGACCAAGATGCGTGAGACCGCAGAGGCCTATCTTGGTGGTACTGTTAACAACGCCGTTATCACTGTCCCCGCCTACTTCAACGACTCCCAGCGTCAGGCTACCAAGGATGCTGGTCTCATCGCCGGTCTGAACGTCCTCCGTATCATTAACGAGCCCACTGCCGCCGCCATCGCCTACGGTCTAGACAAGAAGGCCGAGGGCGAGCGCAATGTCCTGATCTTCGATTTGGGTGGTGGTACCTTTGATGTTTCTCTCTTGACCATTGAAGAAGGTATCTTCGAGGTCAAGGCTACCGCTGGTGACACTCaccttggtggtgaggacTTCGACAACCGTCTCGTCAACCATTTCGTTAACGAGTTCAAACGCAAGCACAAGAAAG ATCTCACTACCAACGCGCGTGCCCTCCGCCGTCTCCGCACTGCCTGTGAGCGTGCCAAGCGTACACTGTCTTCTGCTGCCCAGACCTCTATTGAAATCGACTCTCTCTTTGAGGGTATTGATTTCTATACCTCGATCACCCGTGCCCGTTTCGAGGAACTTTGCCAGGACCTCTTCCGCGGTACTATGGAGCCTGTCGAGCGTGTCCTCCGTGATGCCAAGATCGACAAGTCCTCTGTCCACGAGATTGTCCTGGTCGGTGGCTCTACCCGTATCCCCAAGATCCAGCGCCTTGTCTCCGATTTTTTCAACAAGGAGCCCAACAAGTCCATCAACCCCGATGAGGCCGTTGCCTACGGTGCTGCCGTTCAGGCTGCCATCCTGTCCGGTGATAGTTCCTCCAAGTCCACCAACGAGATCCTGCTACTCGACGTTGCCCCCCTGTCTCTCGGTATCGAAACCGCTGGTGGTGTCATGACCGCTCTAATCAAGCGCAACACCACAATTCCCACCAAGAAGTCCGAGACTTTCTCCACTTACTCTGACAACCAGCCTGGTGTGTTGATCCAGGTTTACGAGGGTGAACGTGCTCGTACTAAGGACAACAACCTGCTCGGAAAGTTCGAGCTCACTGGCATTCCTCCCGCTCCCCGTGGTGTTCCTCAGATCGAGGTTACCTTCGATGTCGATGCCAACGGTATCATGAACGTTTCTGCCGTCGAGAAGGGCACTGGAAAGACCAACAagatcaccatcaccaacgACAAGGGCCGTCTCTCCaaggaggagattgagcgCATGCTTGCCGATGCCGAGAAGTACAAGGCTGAGGATGAGGCTGAGGCTTCCCGTATCCAGGCCAAGAACGGCCTTGAGTCTTATGCCTACTCCCTCAAGAACACCATCAGCGAGGGCAAGCTTACCATCTCTGActccgacaaggagaaggtcacCAGCAAGGTTGATGAGATCATCGGTTGGCTTGACAGCAACCAGACCGCCACCAAGGAGGAGTACGAGTCTCAGCAGAAGGAGCTCGAAGG TGTTGCCAACCCTATCATCTCCGCTGCTTATGGCGGTGCCGCTGGTGCTGCTCCTGGCGGTGCTCCCGGCGCTGCCCCCGGTGGCTCCACTCGCACCGCTGACGAGGTTGAGGAGAAGCCCGAGGAGCTTGACTAA
- a CDS encoding Coproporphyrinogen III oxidase yields the protein MTLSRQYMPLRRSLCHFSAQTRRAPCNFQNTFRRYSAEKRSSEPKSFVVWRPYLRLAIGVPFIGALIYSMMTGEVTELDSPSIVELDEALKKQATISENSPMRLRMEKLIKEHQKKIVDELSRIDGTHFKTDTWARPNGGGGISCVLQDGNVFEKAGVNVSVVYGELPRAAIEKMRADHKSFVGADVESLEFFAAGLSLVLHPHNPMAPTVHLNYRYFETSDPKDPINGDKNWWFGGGTDLTPSYLFPEDVKHFHQTIKDACDRHDATYYPRFKAWCDKYFYLPHRRESRGVGGIFFDDLDASFLESSATSSQNPQETLFSFVSDSLASFLPSYVPIIERRKDTPFTPAQKEWQQLRRGRYVEFNLVYDRGTSFGLRTPNARIESILMSLPRTASWAYMDPVSGTRTEASAEEKNPGEDKEREKELMDVLRHPRQWV from the exons ATGACCTTGTCCCGGCAATATATGCCTCTTCGGAGGTCACTCTGCCACTTCTCAGCGCAGACCAGACGCGCACCTTGCAACTTTCAGAATACATTTCGCAGATACTCAGCGGAAAAGCGATCCAGCGAACCGAAATCTTTTGTCGTGTGGAGGCCATACCTCCGGCTGGCCATTGGTGTCCCATTCATCGGAGCTCTGATATATTCCATG ATGACAGGTGAAGTGACCGAACTCGACTCCCCGTCCATCGTGGAGCTCGACGAAGCGTTGAAGAAACAAGCAACGATTAGCGAAAACTCTCCAATGCGTTTACGAATGGAGAAATTGATCAAAGAACATCAAAAGAAAATCGTAGATGAGTTAAGCAGGATTGACGGTACTCATTTCAAAACGGATACCTGGGCACGTCCCAATGGGGGTGGCGGCATATCCTGTGTGCTCCAAGATGGTAATGTTTTCGAGAAAGCAGGTGTCAATGTATCGGTTGTCTATGGTGAATTGCCCCGGGCTGCTATTGAGAAAATGAGGGCAGATCACAAGTCATTCGTTGGCGCAGACGTGGAATCTTTGGAGTTTTTTGCTGCCGGCTTGTCACTGGTTCTGCACCCCCATAATCCCATGGCACCAACAGTCCATCTCAACTACCGTTACTTTGAGACGTCAGACCCTAAGGATCCTATCAATGGAGATAAGAATTGGTGGTTCGGCGGTGGTACAGACTTAACACCCTCCTACCTGTTCCCCGAGGATGTCAAGCATTTTCACCAGACCATCAAAGACGCTTGCGATAGGCATGATGCAACATATTACCCTCGATTCAAGGCCTGGTGCGATAAGTATTTCTATCTTCCACATCGCCGAGAGTCTCGTGGTGTTGGTGGTATCTTTTTCGACGATCTTGATGCCAGTTTCTTGGAGTCATCTGCCACTTCATCACAGAATCCTCAGGAAACTCTATTCTCGTTCGTCTCCGATAGTCTGgcttccttccttccctcttATGTTCCTATCATTGAACGCCGAAAGGATACGCCATTCACACCTGCTCAGAAAGAATGGCAGCAGCTTCGACGTGGGCGCTATGTGGAATTCAACCTGGTTTATGACCGTGGCACCAGCTTTGGCCTGCGCACCCCCAACGCTCGTATCGAAAGCATATTGATGAGCCTCCCTCGCACAGCAAGCTGGGCCTATATGGATCCGGTGTCGGGAACCCGGACCGAGGCTTCTGCGGAGGAAAAGAATCCGGGCGAGGACAAGGAGCGTGAAAAGGAATTAATGGATGTTCTCAGACATCCCCGGCAATGGGTGTAA
- a CDS encoding microtubule-associated anchor protein (autophagic death protein IDI-7, putative), which produces MRSKFKDEHPFEKRKAEAERIRQKYADRIPVICEKVEKSDIATIDKKKYLVPADLTVGQFVYVIRKRIKLSPEKAIFIFVDEVLPPTAALMSSIYEEHKDEDGFLYITYSGENTFGDL; this is translated from the exons ATGCGCTCCAAGTTCAAGGACGAGCACCCCTTTGAGAAGCGCAAGGCAGAAGCCGAGCGTATCCGTCAGAAATACGCTGATCGCATTCCA GTAATCTGTGAGAAAGTCGAGAAGTCGGACATCGCCACTATTGATAAGAAGAAGTATCTTGTTCCTGCAGACCTTACCGTCGGGCAGTTCGTCTATGTTATCCGCAAGCGCATCAAACTGTCTCCCGAGAAggctatcttcatcttcgtcgacgAGGTGCTACCACCAACAGCTGCACTTATGAGCAGCATCTACGAAGAACacaaggatgaagatggcttTCTTTATATCAC GTATTCCGGGGAAAACACCTTCGGCGATCTTTAA
- a CDS encoding solute carrier protein (carrier protein YHM1/SHM1), with the protein MSPAIAQAGSASKDVKKESATARLLGSGTAGIAELLVFHPVDTTAKRLMSNQTRITSMEGMKQVVFKEYANASLGRKFTSLFPGLGYAAGYKVLQRIYKYGGQPFARDYLAKHHGAEFDNAFGKGTGKAIMHATAGSLIGIGEIVLLPLDVLKIKRQTNPEAFRGRGLFKIISDEGMGLYRGAGWTAARNAPGSFALFGGSAFAKEYIYKLQDYNSASWAQNFVASVCGASASLIVSAPLDVIKTRIQNRNFENPESGFRIVSNMMKNEGPTSFFKGLTPKLLMTGPKLVFSFWLAQTLIPAFGQVV; encoded by the exons atgtcTCCCGCCATTGCTCAGGCCGGCTCTGCCTCCAAGGATGTCAAGAAGGAGTCCGCGACTGCTCGACTTCTGGGTTCCG GAACCGCTGGAATTGCGGAGCTGCTGGTTTTTCATCCG GTTGATACAACTGCGAAGCGATTGATGAGCAATCAGACCCGA ATCACGTCAATGGAAGGTATGAAACAGGTCGTTTTCAAAGAGTATGCCAACGCTTCCCTTGGACGCAAGTTCACCTCACTTTTCCCTGGTCTTGGTTACGCTGCCGGCTACAAG GTTCTGCAACGAATCTACAAATACGGTGGCCAGCCATTCGCAAGAGATTACCTGGCGAAGCATCATGGTGCTGAGTTCGATAATGCTTTCGGAAAAGGAACTGGTAAGGCTATCATGCATGCTACCGCCGGAAG TTTGATCGGTATCGGTGAAATcgtccttcttcctttggaTGTCCTGAAGATCAAGCGTCAGACGAACCCCGAAGCTTTCCGTGGCCGCGGTCTTTTTAAGATTATCTCCGATGAAGGCATGGGACTTTACCGCGGTGCTGGCTGGACTGCTGCTCGCAATGCACCTGGGTCTTTCGCG ctGTTTGGTGGTTCTGCCTTCGCCAAGGAATACATCTATAAGTTGCAGGACTATAATTCGGCTTCCTGGGCGCAGAATTTTGTGGCATCTGTCTGTGGTGCCAGTGCCTCTCTGATCGTGTCGGCACCCCTGGATGTGATCAAGACTCGTATCCAGAACCGCAATTTTGAGAACCCTGAGTCTGGCTTCCGCATTGTCTCGAACATGATGAAAAACGAGGGGCCCACCAGTTTCTTCAAGGGTCTTACACCTAAGCTGCTCATGACCGGGCCCAAGCTTGTTTTCAGCTTCTGGCTGGCTCAGACGTTGATCCCCGCGTTTGGCCAGGTCGTATAA